The stretch of DNA ATGTCACTGCGATAGTGCTACCGGGTTTGCTTCTAAGCAACTCAAGCTGATAATCATAAACCCGAGCATACTCACCATCAGATAGATCAATTATCTTCTCCATAACAAGTTTCTTTGCTCGTTTGCATTTGGAGATGGACACATCAGCTACTAGATCCTGAAGAACAGCTTGTTGAATGTGCTCTGCCTTCCATGATGGATTGTCCCTAATTTGCCTAAAATACTTCTTTGCAATGACACCACATGTGACCAGCTTGTTGTCCCTTCTTGGAATGCAAGTGTGCTCATTATTGTACCTCCATACTAGAAACCAATCAGACCTACTAGTAATGGACCCATAAATACTCCAAGGACAGCCAGGCCAACTGCATTTTGCACTTACTCTCCTTTTCTCATCTTTTGGAAATAACAAGTGGTGATATGTTTTCAGTCCATACTTGACCaatgcattcttgaactcccTACTGTCATGGAAGGCCATACCAACAGAGAATAAAGGAATTTCAGAAGTGCTATCATAAACTTTGTGCTCTGTCTTCTTCCTCTTAGGCATGTCATCCGTGTCACTTGCTTCATCATAAGATAAATCGTCTGCGCTGTCAAAATAGGGtgtcacatcaccatcaccatcatcaAGCTTGCAATCCTCTGGGACAAGGAAATCCTCTGGCACATCAACTACTTTCTCATCCTCTTCTCCAAGCATTTTATCCCTGACCTTGCTCTTGAGTTCCCTTGCATATTTTTTGAATTCAATTGCTTCTTCGTCATCGGCAGAactattttcttcttcttctaaatCAACCTCATAATCACTATCACTGCTTGTGGATTCATCTTCACCCCCTTTGTTTCTTTTTCCTTCAGCCACCTTTGATTTTCCTGCTATGGAGCCACTTCCCTTCACAACCTTCCTAGAAACTGGCAACTTCTGGGGTCGATGGAATACATGTGCATCTTCAGCTACCTCATGCATCTCCTCTGCATCTCCTCTGCATTCCTCTGAATTTCTCTTCTCTTCTGAACATTGTTCCTCTCGTTGTCCCTCTCCTTGTTCTGCCTGCCGAACAGATAGGTAACCGAGTGGTTTCATATCTGCGAAATAACAACAAAATACAACACATATATAAGCGCTCTGCACATATATAAGATCGAATCCCTATGCAATCAAACCGGTGACAAATCACACATACATAGGCCCTCCGGATATAAACTGTTTCAATAGTCAAACCTCTAACTTAATGTACAGTCAAGCATAAAACCATCCTGTTAAAATGAGTATAGCAACACAAATTATTATTGCTTCTGAATACTTACAAATTTCTAAAACATACGTACCAGAGTTTATATGAGTTTAGTGTATTTCAAAATTTATGATGCCCCTGTCATGCTCATGCTAAAGGTATGCATGCATCCTGGAATACATAGAGCATTTTGCAAAAGTTGATTATTTCTAGAGTACATGCAGACAGGCATCAACCTGGGTTATGGACTGTTAAGTCCAGCAGGTTTCTGAAAGAAAACTACTGATTGCAGAGTAGCTATTTCAATGTGTACTGTAGCTCGACGGCCGACTAGTTGTTTAATTGTGATCACACAAGTACCATTGAGAAAATACTAAAACGTCAGTCGAGATTATTCATGGAAAAAAATAACAAAACTAGTAAAATGGCAGTGGTCTGAAGGGACCCAAATCGTATTTTCTGAATTTGAAAAAAGTCCTTTAAAATCTTCAGAACCTAGACTGTTCAAGTGCATAGAGATAATCTTGGTGTACATACATTAACTCAGCAAACACTACTCGGGTGAAACTATGGTGCGTTAGTACTAATCACTGGACTGATCGAGGACTATATAGTTGGCGTCTGACATCTAAATTTAGAAAGGGTCGTTGCAACCTTGCAGGTGTGCAAGTTTCAATGCGTAGTCAACACAGAGAAGTACGTGTGTGCTGGGCATGAAAGAGATGAGCGCCTAACCTGGACTCCTGGAGTCGTCGCGCTGCTACCTTCAAGCGGCGATCATCCCGTCTTGCCCCGCCGCCGTCTCGTCGAAAGGAAATAAGGGAGACGATGCCCAAACAAACCGGAGGAGCAGTTAAGTCTCAGACCCACCCTACCAAACCGACGTGGCCATCCTTTACAGCCACGCAAGCAAAACCATCGGCAGATACCACTTTAATTGGGATTAGGGGGTGCCTTGGCTGGTATTAGATATCTCAGGGGATTAGTTAACTGGTTTCAGAGCTGGGGGGTGGGTTAGCCGGTTTCTGAAACCACAGGGGGTGATGTGGACTTCTTTCTTCATTTTCTGTATTTTGGATAGAAATTATGAAAGGGATGGATCGTCTGAAGCGATAAGGTTAGAGTGAACTCAGTGGACACGCACAAATGGACGGCCACCGAAGAATGAACCCTACTGTGATTGCACATCCAATTAGAACACATGCACATCACCTAAGTTGAAAAGATGCGAAAGAACACACACAAGACGTGGCAAGGGAAGAAAGAAAGACACGCACATCAACTAATATAAACATGAGCAGAGTGCACTGTACCCGCGTCGCAGTGCGACATATACATGGACGCCTCGTCGCCTTTTGCATTGTTGCATTCACCCCTGCTCCTCCTCACCCTGCTCGTGCCGATCTTCGTCTCtttcctcctcttcctcaccgAGAAGCCTGGTCCATCCCGCAGCAATGGCGGCGCGCGCCTGCCTCCGTCGCCATGGGGCATTCCCGTCCTTGGCCACCTCCCTCTTCTCGGTTCCCTGCCGCACCGGAAGCTCCGGTCCCTGGCCGAGGCGCACGGCCCCGTCATGCTCCTGCGCCTCGGCGGCGTGCCCACCGTCGTGGCCTCCTCGGCGGACGCGGCGCTGGAGGTCATGAAGACCCACGACCTGGCCTTCGCCAGCCGCCCCGCGGTGCGCATGGCGGAGCGCCTCCTGTACGGCCGCGACATGGCCTTCGCCCCCTACGGGCAGTACTGGCGGCAGGCGCGCCGCGTGTGCGTGCTCCACCTCCTCAGCGCCCGCCGCGTGGCCTCCTTCCGCCGCGTCCGGGAGCAGGAGGCCGGCGCCCTGGTCGACCGCGTCCAGCGCGCTGCTGCCTGCTGCTCGCGGCCCGAGGATAACGTCGTGAACCTGACCGACGAGCTCATATCCTACACCAGCGCCGTCATCTCGCGGGCCGCGTTCGGCGACGATGGCAGGTACGGGATCGACGACGACCTGACGGAGGTGTTCGCCGAGTTCGAGGAGCTGCTGGGCACGGCCACGGTGGGGGAGTTCGTCCCGTGGCTGGCGTGGGTGGATACGCTCATGGGGCTGGACGCCAAGGTGGCACGGGCGCGCAAGGTGATGGACGGGCTCCTCGAGCGGGTCATCTCCGACCACCGCCAGCGGCGTCTCGGCAGAGGACGGCGGCTCGTTGGCGACGGGGAGGACGATCACCGGGACTTCGTGGACGTGCTGCTGGACGTCAGCGAGGACGATGGAGAAGACTCCGGGGGTGTCCGGTTCGACACGGTCGGCATCAAGGCCATTATCCTGGTACGCAACGTTGGCGCTACAACTATTTagcttcaccatcaccgtcatcaAATTAATGAAATGAAATGTAACCCTATGCCTTTCTACACGGTTGATGAAACAGGACATGTTCGCCGCGGCCACCGACACGACCTACACGACTCTGACATGGGCCGTGGCGGAGCTCATCAACAACCCATCCGAGATGCACAAGCTCCAGGACGAGGTTCGCGCGGCCGTCAATGGCGCCGGCCACGTCACCGAGGACCACCTCGAGAAGATGAGCTACCTGAGGGCCGTGATCAGGGAGACGCTCCGGCTGCACGCGCCCCTGCCGCTCCTCCTGCCCCGGGAGACGCTGGAGGACACGGAGCTGCTGGGCTACCGCGTCCCGGCGCGGACGCGCGTGGTGATCAACGCGTGGGCCATCGGCCGCGACCCGGCGACGTGGGAGCGCGCCGAGGAGTTCGTCCCGGCGAGGTTCGCGGATGGCCCGGCGGAGTACGTCCTGGGGCAGGACTTCAGGTTCGTGCCCTTCGGCGCCGGAAGGAGGGGCTGCCCCGGCGTCGGCTTCGCCGTGCCGTCGATCGACCTGGCGCTCGCCAGCCTGCTGTACCATTTCGACTGGGAActgccggcggcggcggccggggcgAAGCTGGACATGAGCGAGCTGTATGGGTTGTCCGTCCGGCTCAAGGCCACGCTGCATCTGGTTGCTAAGCCGTGGACCCGTGGTCTCCTTGAGCTGCACCTGCCACCGTGGACACGACTTTGGGATTGCTTGAAGAAACAGAAATGATTTTCTATCATGCACGAGATATATTGTGCATGTATCCATCGTCTATTGGTGCTTACAGATTAAAGATTTGTGCCCAGTGTTGCGGTCGAGTCTAGGTGGCACAGAACACTAGACTGTGCACCAAACGAAAGTGCCCAGTGTTGCGGACGACACGCCATGCACGACAGTGGAACAACGCCGAATCCAGCCGTCGAATGCACTTCATTCATGTGCATGGACGGACTGATATATATGATCGCTCACAAATCGTTCGGACACCATCGTGTGCATAGCATCGCTCGTGCACTAAATTGCTAGTATATAATTTGTACTCCTCAATTCATGCAACTTATGAATGCCTCTAGTGAGGATGGAGCGTCGACCTGTTGGCTGGGCAGCTGAGGTTGCTGTCAGCTCACCCGAGTTTGAGGCCCTGTTTGgtaagtcctaggactttttttagtcccaacttataagtcacaAGTCTTTAAAAAGTCCCTAACTGTTTGGTTCCTGGGACTTAACAAGGACTAAAAGTCCATACTATAATTATAAGTCCGTATAAGTCCCTCCTTGAGAGTCTTATTTCATAAGTCCCAAATGACCActttaagtccctataagtccctctTGTTCGGTTTAGatgggacttatagggacttttTTAAGTCCCTAAACCAATAAatccctggaaacaaacaccctctGAGTCCCGGCATGGACGCACGGTGCTCACGAAGTTTCTTCTATAAAGAAAAGCAAACGAGGATTAGTCTTTGGGTTGGTCTTTTTTTTTTATGAATGCCTCGGCGATCCTTTTACTAGCCCTATGACAAGCTTGATGTGAAGAATATTGTGCCAATACGAGACTTGTCATCTTGTGAAACATGAGCACACGTCTCCAGCTTGTTAAGCTCCAAGCTCTTCCAATTTCAGATATGCACTAGAGGCTAACGCGCGCTTTGCCGCGCCACTTTCACTCGTGGAATATTTCTCTCTAGCAAGTTGCTGTGGTTgattattttgttttgattttacCTGTGTGCACCTGATTTTTAATTATATTATGATGGTGTTTTTTTGCATTCACATATCGTGCTAGAGTGCCCATAAAGACAATATTTGTGTTGAGAGaaaaatggagttgttggatGAATGGGTGTGGTGTCTTTACATATTTTGACCATGATGTAAGACGGTGGCCATTGTGTTAGCCCCTTGGGAGCTGAACTCATATTCCAAGGTGAAACGGTAGAATTGCTGATATAAAGTTCACATGGGTTGGCCCACAAATCTCACGCTAGCCCAGCTCAGCTCTCTACTCCACTCGCATGCTTAGTAATATTGTGTTTGCTCTCACTCCACTGTTATCTTATAAAAGCCGGCTATTTTTTGTCAAATAAAAAGATGTTCGCATATTTAAAAAAATCTTGGATTTTAAAAAATGTTGTAAATTAAAGAaccatgattttttttaaatgcgTGGGAATTTAGAGAGTATTCATAGATTTAAAAACATTTACTAATTTGAAATAAAGCCCATAAGCTTAAAATATCTTCATAGCACTCTTAGCAATTTAATTTATAACATTGTCAATTCAACCCGTCATCCCGACATGCCGCTACAGCCGACCTCTCCTGGAGGCACAACAGAGCACTCTCAGCGGCCCACGAAGGCATGCAGCGCCTAGCTAATCTGATTAACCCCCGCCATCAACAATCTTCCACGCTACATGAAGGAGACGTACGAAAGCAAAATGGACGCACAAGAAACCCAGCTGCCCACACAAAACTATAACCCACTGTAAACAGGGTCCTATACACTCTCCACACCCACGATTCACCATGAGAGCTCCCATCGAGGGAGCTTAGAGTTTTAGATGATGGCAAGATGGTGGTGAAGCTACATGGGATAACATCATTTTTTTACCGGATTCACTGGCATATCTTCACTGGATTTGTTAAAACTGATGCACACTGAACATAACCTATCATTCGCAATCCAATGACCAACGGGCAAATCGAAGTTTGGAGATATATCTTCGTAAGGAAAAAAAAGGCCTTTGTTTGGACCGACGCGCTTGTACCGTCATTGTCAGCATCAGCGTCAGGATGGTGCAAGTGCCAAATACCACAATGACCATCTAATGAAACATCCATATATAACTAGTTGAATGCCTGTGCATTGTCACGGCAATACGAAATATGATGTAAAAAGATAACTCGACATGAATTAACAATATCCATATCTATCAGTGACACATTCTGCAAAATGAAATACATATACAACTATATGAATTAAATACAGTACTACAATTTTTTTCTTGGAAATAGTATCATAATTCATATGCAACATGGAAAATAAAAGGTTAAAAGGACATACATCTAAGAAATTTGATAGCCCTCGCAGACCGTCTAAATACCTTggttctactccctctgttcctaaataccTTGGTTCGAACATGAACTACATACAGAGTAAAATAAGTGATTCTACACTCTAAAACATATCgttatacatccgtatgtagtggGAAGTGCAGCACTGGACGCAGCGGCATCTGATCCCACGCCATCGACGGCACGCAGGCCTTCGTGATTCGGATCAGAGTAGGCTGCTAGTTAGGGTATATGGGTGTCAGACATCGTTTTGTagcgtatatatatatatatatatatatatatatatatatatatatgtatgtatgtattatAGGCAGTATAACCTGGCACAAAAGCAAGTGCATGCTGCAAATGTCAGTATGGAGCCGACAATTGCCCCAGGCGTGGGCCTTCGTGATTCTGGCAGTATGAACGCAGATACCATTGTTGTGTGCCATTGCGATAGTGTAGGACGTAATTTCTTTTTACCAGCTATATAGAAGAGCACGCACCTGTACAACTTTGTGCTCCCTGGCATCCATTTCTACAAGTGCCCGAGTCAATCAGTAAGTAACTAGCTTGTTGATTTAACATGCACATGTCATTTTCGTTTGGGACGTGCAGAACCACGGACCATGTGATTTTTGGCTTTGGGAGGATCTTTTGACGGGAATAGCAGGAGCTCTGCTTTTGCATTATAGTGGAAGAGAGGAAAAATCAAGCAGTACAACATCCTTCTGGGACATGTCCCCGGATAGGATAGGGACTGCTCAAGAACACACAATGTTTCTCACAGGGCAGATTTTATGCAATAACCTGACCCTGACCAGTTGCCTCAACGTATAATTTTACATCATCGCTGATTAAATCAGCCAACATGAACACAGTCAATTCCTTCTGCTGAAAGATCCTCTTGTTGCGTTCCTTCCACAGGTGCCAGGCGATGTAGGCCGCCAACGTGATATCCTCCTGTACCTTGTTCTTCGGACCGCGTGCGGAGCATAGCCTTCTCCACCAGTCTGTAATCGAGCTAGCCGAAGACGCAATACGCCACACCCTACTGTTAGATCCCTGGAAGTGGAACCATATTTCCTTTGCAAAAGAACACCCCAGCGTCAAATGCATTGCAGATTCAGCCTCTTGATCACACAACTTGCATCGATCATTATGTGGCCAATTCCGCGCTAATAGTCTATCCGCCGTCCAATTTCTGTTCTGCAGGAGTAGCCAAAGGTAGAATTTGACCTTCCCCTCCATCTTGCATCTCCATATTCTCTCCAGATCCAGCTGCTCGATCCTGGCCGCAAACTGGATGGCATAGGCAGAGCATGCAGAGTAGGAGCCGTTTGCCGTGAGTGACCACCTGATCACATCCTTTGCTTCCGGAAGGCTCACCTGCTGAACCTCCTCCCAAATTCTGACAAATTGTGCTAGCTGCTCCTCGTTGTTCATTCTTTGTAAACCTTGCATCCACCGGCCGTTTGTCAAAGCCTCTTTGACAGTAATTGCAGCTTGAAGATCTCCGGTG from Triticum urartu cultivar G1812 chromosome 3, Tu2.1, whole genome shotgun sequence encodes:
- the LOC125543344 gene encoding cytochrome P450 71A1-like; this translates as MDASSPFALLHSPLLLLTLLVPIFVSFLLFLTEKPGPSRSNGGARLPPSPWGIPVLGHLPLLGSLPHRKLRSLAEAHGPVMLLRLGGVPTVVASSADAALEVMKTHDLAFASRPAVRMAERLLYGRDMAFAPYGQYWRQARRVCVLHLLSARRVASFRRVREQEAGALVDRVQRAAACCSRPEDNVVNLTDELISYTSAVISRAAFGDDGRYGIDDDLTEVFAEFEELLGTATVGEFVPWLAWVDTLMGLDAKVARARKVMDGLLERVISDHRQRRLGRGRRLVGDGEDDHRDFVDVLLDVSEDDGEDSGGVRFDTVGIKAIILDMFAAATDTTYTTLTWAVAELINNPSEMHKLQDEVRAAVNGAGHVTEDHLEKMSYLRAVIRETLRLHAPLPLLLPRETLEDTELLGYRVPARTRVVINAWAIGRDPATWERAEEFVPARFADGPAEYVLGQDFRFVPFGAGRRGCPGVGFAVPSIDLALASLLYHFDWELPAAAAGAKLDMSELYGLSVRLKATLHLVAKPWTRGLLELHLPPWTRLWDCLKKQK
- the LOC125543343 gene encoding uncharacterized protein LOC125543343 — encoded protein: MHEVAEDAHVFHRPQKLPVSRKVVKGSGSIAGKSKVAEGKRNKGGEDESTSSDSDYEVDLEEEENSSADDEEAIEFKKYARELKSKVRDKMLGEEDEKVVDVPEDFLVPEDCKLDDGDGDVTPYFDSADDLSYDEASDTDDMPKRKKTEHKVYDSTSEIPLFSVGMAFHDSREFKNALVKYGLKTYHHLLFPKDEKRRVSAKCSWPGCPWSIYGSITSRSDWFLVWRYNNEHTCIPRRDNKLVTCGVIAKKYFRQIRDNPSWKAEHIQQAVLQDLVADVSISKCKRAKKLVMEKIIDLSDGEYARVYDYQLELLRSKPGSTIAVTLNPEILNSNVFERMYMCLDGCKKGFLAGCRRVVGLDGCFLKGAFKGQLLCAIGRDANNQMYPIAWAIVEVESYESWYWFIGFLQKDL